The genomic segment TTGGGCCGCAGGCTGGGGGCGGGTAATAAGCAGGCGCCAGTGACTCATTGCAGCTCGCGACCATACACTTCGGCAAGAATTTTATCGGCGCCAGCTGCCAGCAAACGCTCGGCCATCGCTATGCCCATGGCCTCAGCACTTTGCTCGGGACCTCGGTCTTCTTCGTACAATAGAGTCGAACCATCCACCGCGCCGACCAGACCGCGCAGCCATAGCTGGTCGTTTTCGCGCACCGCATAACAGGCAATAGGCACCTGACAACCACCTTCAAGACGGCGATTCATGGCGCGCTCGGCCTCGACACAGACGGCGGTGGGGGCATGATGCAAAGGCGCGAGCAACTCGTGTAGCTCGGTGTCATCGGTGCGGCATTCAATTCCCACCGCGCCCTGCCCACCGGCAGGCAAACTCACTTCGGGCGCCATAAAGCTGGCAATACGCTGCTGCAACTGCAGGCGAATCAGCCCGGCGCTGGCGAGGATAATGGCGTCGAACTCGCCGTCGTCCAGCTTTTTTAGCCGGGTTTGCACATTACCGCGCAAAAAGTTAACGGTTAGATCTGGCCGAGCCGCGAGCACTTGGCACTGACGTCGCAAACTGGAAGTACCCACCACGCTGCCCTCCGGCAGTGCATCAAGGGTGTTAAATTTATTGCTGACAAAAGCGTCGCGCGGATCTTCGCGCTCGCAGATAACGGCCAGGCCCAGCCCCTCAGGAAACTCCATGGGCACATCTTTCATAGAGTGCACGGCAATATCGGCCTCATCGGCCAGCATGGCCTGTTCCAGCTCTTTTACGAACAAGCCTTTGCCGCCCACCTTGGCCAAGGGCACATCGAGAATCTTGTCGCCGCGGCTGGTAAGGGGCACCAGTTCAACGGCAAGCCCTGGGTGATGTTTTTCCAGCTCGGCTTTTACATATTCCGCCTGCCACAGGGCCAACAGGCTTTTGCGTGTGGCAATACGTATGGTGCGATGAATAGGCTGGCTCATAAATCTCCCGCGGGCATGTAAAAGGTCACCATGATAGCAAAGCCCGGGCGCCGCTACAGGCTCTGCAATAGAGCTTTTACCGCACCCGCGTGGCGGCGACTGACAGACGGGCGCTGCTCCATGTCCGTGAGGCGTAGGCAGTAGCCCCCCTCCGGATTGCGCTCCAAGGCGCGAATATGCTCTATCACCACCAGCGCATTGCGGTGCACTCTTACCACCCGATCGCCCAGCATTTGTTCCAGCTCTTTGAGTGAGTTATCCAACAGGTGCTGGCCCGAAGTGTGATAGACAGTGACATACTTTTGATCGGCAAGGAAAAAGCGCACTTCGCTCAGCGGGATACGCTCTACGCCGCGGTGCGTTTTGGCGGTAATACTGAGCGGGGCAGACTTGGGCCCGGTCGCCGCGCGCTGCAGCTTGTTGGGCTTGGCGGCTTGACGCAGCGCCTCGTGCAAGTGCTCACGGCGCACCGGTTTAAGCAGATAACCCACCGCAACTGTGGCAAATGCCTCCAGCGCATGTTCGTCAAAAGCGGTGCAGAATATTAGCGCCGGAGGATCATCCAGCTCACCGATTTGTCGCGCCGCGCTTAAGCCGTTATCACCCGGCATCTGAATATCAAGCAGGACAATATCCGGGTCGACCTGATCAATTTGCGCCAAAGCTTCAGCCGTATTCGCCGCCTCTGCGGAAACCGCGTAACCATCCAGCTCCTCAATCATGCGCACCAGTCGAGCGCGCGCCAGAGGCTCGTCATCCACAACCAGTATTTCTAACATTACATTATCCATGGTGTTGCCTTTGCATCGCTTCAGTACAGGCTTTCAGTGCGATTCTTATACTCACTGCGAAACTTTCATCGCCACGCTCGAGCCGCAGCTCGGCATGGTCGCCAAAATGCGCCCGCAAACGATGCTCGATGTTGGCGAGCGCCATGCGATTGCCCGGCCGCCTCGCACTCTGACCTGCCTCGGGCAAGGAATTGCTGATCATAATCGTCAGCGCACTGGTATCGGCACCCACCTTAACCGTTACCCAGCCACCTGCAGGCGATGGTTCGACACCGTGATTAATGGCATTTTCCAGCAGCGGCTGCAGTAGTAAATTAGGCAGCACCGCCACGGCGGGAAGCTCGTCAACCTGCCAAGTCAATGCCAGCCTGTCGCCGAGCCGGGCCTGCTCGATGTGCACATAACTCAAACACAGCGCCAACTCACGCTTGGCGGGAATCAGTGCGGGCTCGGCCAGACTGGCACGCAGCAAATCGCTCAAATCCTCTACCTGACGCTCCGCCAGAGCCGGTTCTATCGCAATCAAGCTGGCAATAGAGTTCAT from the Gilvimarinus sp. DA14 genome contains:
- the hemC gene encoding hydroxymethylbilane synthase — its product is MSQPIHRTIRIATRKSLLALWQAEYVKAELEKHHPGLAVELVPLTSRGDKILDVPLAKVGGKGLFVKELEQAMLADEADIAVHSMKDVPMEFPEGLGLAVICEREDPRDAFVSNKFNTLDALPEGSVVGTSSLRRQCQVLAARPDLTVNFLRGNVQTRLKKLDDGEFDAIILASAGLIRLQLQQRIASFMAPEVSLPAGGQGAVGIECRTDDTELHELLAPLHHAPTAVCVEAERAMNRRLEGGCQVPIACYAVRENDQLWLRGLVGAVDGSTLLYEEDRGPEQSAEAMGIAMAERLLAAGADKILAEVYGRELQ
- a CDS encoding LytTR family DNA-binding domain-containing protein; protein product: MDNVMLEILVVDDEPLARARLVRMIEELDGYAVSAEAANTAEALAQIDQVDPDIVLLDIQMPGDNGLSAARQIGELDDPPALIFCTAFDEHALEAFATVAVGYLLKPVRREHLHEALRQAAKPNKLQRAATGPKSAPLSITAKTHRGVERIPLSEVRFFLADQKYVTVYHTSGQHLLDNSLKELEQMLGDRVVRVHRNALVVIEHIRALERNPEGGYCLRLTDMEQRPSVSRRHAGAVKALLQSL
- a CDS encoding sensor histidine kinase, whose protein sequence is MTDRTASVNNSRSDGLPNLCSVYALLLLVIVAELLALLLVLADGGLAGFSWSQLGLVSFLLQWIVLGSAAVLCRLRPLLARVSPVLSGLCSYAVVLACTAVFSVAGQWLLQGLGGRFIDWWQVATHVLIAAILAGILLRYLYLQQRLYRQQQAELRARIQALQARIEPHFLFNSMNSIASLIAIEPALAERQVEDLSDLLRASLAEPALIPAKRELALCLSYVHIEQARLGDRLALTWQVDELPAVAVLPNLLLQPLLENAINHGVEPSPAGGWVTVKVGADTSALTIMISNSLPEAGQSARRPGNRMALANIEHRLRAHFGDHAELRLERGDESFAVSIRIALKACTEAMQRQHHG